One stretch of Bombus affinis isolate iyBomAffi1 chromosome 4, iyBomAffi1.2, whole genome shotgun sequence DNA includes these proteins:
- the LOC126915917 gene encoding glucose dehydrogenase [FAD, quinone], translating to MSCNCPLTPSTGPTLASTCGGSSFMLFMGLLEVFLRSQCDLEDPCNRPLPPPTVNSRYDFVVIGGGSAGATVASRLSEEPRFSVLLLEAGLDEPTGTQIPSFFFNFIGTNIDWQYNTESEDTACLNKDDRKCYWPRGKVLGGTSVMNGMMYMRGSRKDYDDWARLGNIGWSYQDVLPYFIRSEDNLQANSMDYGYHGVGGPLTVTQFPYHPPLSYSILEAGNELGYGIADLNGRTHTGFAIAQTTSRNGSRLSTARAFLRPARNRPNLHIMLNSTATRILFDNNKRAVGVEFVHDGKVHRVSVAKEVIISGGAVNSPQILLNSGVGPREELNAVGVPVVHDLPGVGKNLHNHVAYTLAFTINDTDTTPLNWATAMEYLLFRDGLMSGTGISEVTAMINTKYANPKDDHPDVQLIFGGYLADCAETGMVGETKGANRTIYIIPTYLHPKSRGYLRLRNNDPLSKPLIYPKYLNHPDDVAGLVEAIKFSIKLSETEALSRYGLQMDRTPVKNCEHLKFGCDAYWECAVKHDTAPENHQAGSCKMGPPDDPLAVVDNQLRVRGVRGVRVADTSIMPRVVSGNTNAPAIMIGERAADFVKRTWVG from the exons GTACGATTTCGTAGTAATTGGAGGTGGCAGTGCAGGTGCAACAGTTGCGTCGCGATTATCAGAGGAACCACGATTTTCGGTGTTATTATTAGAAGCCGGTCTGGATGAGCCCACTGGGACGCAGATACCTtcgttcttttttaattttattgggACTAACATCGATTGGCAGTATAATACTGAAAGTGAAGACACTGCGTGTCTAAATAAAGATGATCGCAAATGTTACTGGCCCAGGGGTAAG gTGCTGGGAGGAACCAGCGTTATGAATGGCATGATGTATATGAGGGGCTCGCGAAAGGATTACGACGACTGGGCGAGGCTTGGAAACATAGGATGGTCTTATCAAGATGTCCTTCCATATTTCATCAGGAGCGAGGATAATCTCCAAGCAAACAGTATGGATTACGGTTATCACGGTGTCGGTGGACCACTCACGGTCACGCAGTTCCCTTATCACCCGCCTTTGAGTTATTCTATCCTCGAAGCTGGAAATGAACTTG GTTACGGTATCGCGGACCTCAATGGACGGACTCACACTGGATTCGCCATAGCCCAAACGACCTCGAGGAATGGTTCACGTCTTTCAACGGCCCGGGCATTTTTACGTCCAGCTAGAAATCGACCGAATCTCCACATAATGCTCAATTCCACGGCTACCAGGATCTTATTCGACAATAACAAGAGAGCGGTTGGCGTGGAATTCGTCCATGATGGGAAGGTTCATCGAGTTTCTGTGGCGAAGGAAGTGATCATAAGCGGAG GCGCCGTTAATTCACCACAAATACTTCTAAACAGCGGTGTCGGTCCTCGGGAAGAGTTGAACGCTGTCGGTGTCCCTGTTGTTCACGATCTACCTGGCGTCGGAAAAAATCTTCACAATCACGTCGCCTATACGTTGGCCTTCACTATCAATGACACTGACACGACTCCCCTCAACTGGGCAACCGCGATGGAATACCTTCTCTTCAGGGATGGCTTGATGTCCGGTACCG GTATTTCTGAAGTGACTGCTATGATAAACACGAAATACGCGAATCCAAAGGACGATCATCCGGATGTTCAGCTGATCTTCGGTGGTTACTTGGCAGACTGCGCGGAGACGGGCATGGTTGGTGAAACGAAAGGTGCCAATCGCACCATTTACATCATTCCGACGTATCTACACCCAAAAAGTCGTGGTTACCTTCGTCTACGAAACAACGATCCGCTTTCGAAGCCGCTGATTTACCCGAAATATCTGAACCACCCTGACGACGTGGCTGGTCTTGTAGAGGCCATTAAATTCAGTATCAAATTGTCTGAAACCGAGGCTCTCAgcag ATACGGATTGCAGATGGATCGAACACCAGTGAAGAATTGCGAGCATTTGAAATTCGGTTGCGACGCATACTGGGAATGCGCTGTAAAGCACGACACCGCACCAGAGAATCATCAAGCAGGTTCCTGCAAAATGGGCCCACCGGATGATCCTCTCGCGGTGGTAGACAATCAATTGAGAGTGAGGGGAGTGAGGGGAGTCAGAGTGGCGGATACCAGTATCATGCCAAGAGTCGTTTCCGGTAACACGAATGCGCCTGCTATTATGATTGGTGAACGCGCTGCGGATTTCGTCAAGAGGACCTGGGTTGGCTGA